One window from the genome of Glycine soja cultivar W05 chromosome 12, ASM419377v2, whole genome shotgun sequence encodes:
- the LOC114377883 gene encoding pentatricopeptide repeat-containing protein At2g20710, mitochondrial-like, which translates to MMMLIRSKCKLVKMCGVCVCGSLEMCMYSTESVVASLENRVFKVGDPVIPVSPILKQWVEEGREVTKLQLENLVYRLTQSRRFTHALQVLEWMSNERNYELSPGNIAKQINLISKVRGLEQAEKYFRGIPDAKIEFKIYAALLRCYAEHKSVEEAEAVLKKIKELHPVNITACCNMMLELYAKKGKYEKLDRLMQEMKEKDICNAGTYTIRLNAYVIATDIKGMEKLLMQMEVDPMATVDWYTYMTAANGYRKVHNFEKVAAMLKKSEHVARGKTKRLAYESIQTMYAIIGNKDEVHRLWNMCTSPKKPNKSYIRMLSSLVKLDDIDGAEKILEEWESVHENFDVRIPNLMISAYCKWGQFDKAEAYIRRLLDGGKHLDGRTWDRLACGYNAGNDMENAVQAMKKAVSTNLAGRRPDPFTLVACVKYLKEKGDLDLALEILKLCIENSHISVTSYDGLVSYVRSETETPDTEPLDLIKGDYQMFENENTQLLGGEN; encoded by the exons ATGATGATGCTAATCCGATCAAAATGCAAACTTGTGAAAATGTGTGGTGTTTGCGTTTGTGGGTCTCTCGAAATGTGCATGTACTCGACGGAAAGCGTGGTGGCGAGTCTCGAAAATCGCGTGTTTAAGGTTGGGGATCCAGTGATTCCAGTGAGTCCTATTCTGAAGCAGTGGGTGGAAGAAGGCAGAGAAGTCACCAAACTTCAGCTCGAAAATCTCGTTTACCGCCTCACTCAATCTCGTCGCTTCACACATGCCCTTCAG GTGTTGGAGTGGATGAGCAATGAAAGGAACTATGAGTTGTCTCCGGGAAACATTGCTAAACAGATCAACCTGATATCAAAAGTCCGTGGCCTTGAACAGGCAGAGAAATATTTTAGAGGCATCCCTGATGCTAAAATTGAGTTCAAGATCTATGCTGCTCTTTTGAGATGCTATGCGGAACATAAATCTGTGGAGGAAGCGGAGGCtgtcttgaaaaaaattaaagagttgcATCCTGTGAATATAACTGCATGTTGTAATATGATGTTGGAACTCTATGCTAAGAAGGGTAAGTACGAGAAACTGGATAGGTTGATGCaagaaatgaaagagaaagatatATGCAATGCTGGTACATATACGATTCGGTTAAATGCATATGTGATCGCCACAGACATAAAGGGGATGGAGAAGTTACTTATGCAAATGGAAGTTGATCCCATGGCAACTGTGGACTGGTATACATACATGACTGCGGCAAATGGTTATCGGAAAGTTCACAATTTTGAGAAGGTTGCAGCAATGTTAAAGAAATCGGAGCATGTAGCCAGAGGCAAGACTAAGAGGCTTGCTTATGAATCTATTCAAACTATGTATGCCATTATTGGGAATAAGGATGAGGTTCATCGACTTTGGAATATGTGCACTAGTCCTAAGAAACCCAACAAAAGTTACATACGTATGTTAAGCTCGTTAGTGAAGCTGGATGACATCGATGGGGCAGAGAAAATTTTGGAAGAATGGGAATCTGTACATGAAAATTTTGATGTCAGAATTCCAAATTTGATGATCAGTGCTTATTGTAAATGGGGACAGTTTGATAAGGCTGAGGCTTATATCAGGAGGCTTTTGGATGGTGGCAAGCATTTAGATGGAAGAACATGGGACCGATTGGCGTGTGGCTATAATGCAGGTAATGATATGGAGAATGCAGTTCAGGCAATGAAGAAAGCAGTCTCGACAAATCTAGCAGGAAGGAGGCCAGACCCCTTTACTCTGGTTGCATGTGTTAAATACCTGAAAGAAAAAGGAGACTTGGATTTAGCCCTTGAGATTCTTAAGTTATGCATAGAGAACAGCCATATCTCAGTCACTTCCTATGATGGACTGGTAAGTTATGTTCGTAGTGAAACTGAAACCCCGGATACAGAACCCCTTGATCTTATCAAAGGAGATTATCAAATGTTTGAGAATGAAAACACTCAACTTCTTGGTGGGGAGAACTGA
- the LOC114377962 gene encoding E3 ubiquitin-protein ligase RMA1H1-like: MALDQYFEEAMPQLDSFEDKSFLETWKCDSDDIADSDRNASGVFDCNICLECVQDPVVTLCGHLYCWPCIYKWLNFLSASCENEEKQQCPVCKSEISQSSLVPLYGRGQTELPSKGKGHQVGVVIPRRPLGPSLDSVTVSRPISHVYHRHYPNQPQQLNLIPGSYTSMFNTGGSLANAFDTTYGVFGEMIYARIFGNQMTNTYTYPNSYDLSGNSNPRIRRHLMQVDSSLNRITFFLLCCIVLCLLLF, from the coding sequence ATGGCCTTAGACCAGTATTTTGAGGAGGCTATGCCCCAGTTGGATTCCTTCGAAGATAAATCGTTTCTCGAAACATGGAAATGTGACAGTGACGATATCGCAGATTCTGATAGAAATGCCTCTGGTGTCTTTGATTGCAACATCTGCCTGGAGTGTGTGCAAGATCCAGTGGTTACTCTTTGTGGCCATCTCTACTGCTGGCCCTGTATTTACAAATGGCTTAATTTCCTAAGTGCCTCTTGTGAAAATGAAGAGAAGCAACAATGTCCAGTATGCAAATCAGAAATCTCACAGTCATCCCTTGTTCCCCTATACGGCCGCGGCCAAACTGAGTTACCTTCTAAAGGCAAAGGCCACCAAGTAGGGGTTGTCATACCAAGAAGACCCCTTGGTCCTTCACTTGATTCTGTTACTGTTTCCCGACCTATTTCTCACGTTTATCATCGACACTATCCGAATCAACCTCAACAACTCAACTTAATTCCTGGCAGTTACACTTCAATGTTCAACACAGGTGGTTCACTAGCAAATGCATTTGATACAACATATGGAGTCTTTGGTGAGATGATATATGCAAGGATCTTTGGGAACCAGATGACTAACACATACACATACCCGAATTCATATGATCTTTCAGGGAACAGTAATCCAAGGATCAGAAGGCATTTAATGCAAGTTGATAGCTCACTCAATAGAATCACTTTTTTCCTCCTTTGTTGCATAGTTTTGTGCCTTCTCTTATTCTGA
- the LOC114379209 gene encoding non-specific lipid-transfer protein 13-like has translation MAMTRILVLLCLVFVSHMGEAKVLVPSAISACERIFEYFPNCLEFLVGDPNYVRPSRRCCQHVVKLNILARHRTGPRTICWCIQVMVKGMTPALVPSKIQDLPLMCHTTLSFPISDSIDCSKVG, from the exons ATGGCTATGACTCGTATCCTAGTACTGCTGTGTTTGGTTTTTGTATCACACATGGGTGAGGCAAAAGTACTTGTGCCCTCTGCTATCTCTGCTTGTGAACGTATATTTGAGTACTTCCCCAATTGCTTAGAATTCCTGGTGGGGGATCCAAATTATGTTAGGCCATCAAGAAGATGCTGTCAACATGTTGTGAAGCTTAACATATTAGCCCGTCATAGGACAGGCCCCAGGACCATTTGTTGGTGCATTCAG GTCATGGTTAAGGGAATGACACCAGCATTGGTCCCCTCCAAGATACAAGATCTTCCCCTTATGTGCCACACCACCCTCAGCTTTCCCATCTCTGATAGCATCGATTGCTCCAA GGTTGGTTAG